One genomic region from Halobacteriovorax vibrionivorans encodes:
- a CDS encoding glycosyltransferase family 2 protein, whose product MLVSVIIPTYNRADFLKRSITSVLNQSFNDLELIIVDDGSTDHTHDVVGSFSDKRIKYLKKENAGVSSARNLGVKNSKGDYIAFLDSDDEWHRDKLASQVSYLKNTGKVLVHTAERWLRDGKVVKQKKHHQKHGGDMFIRSLQGCVISPSSVLMKKELFEQIGGMREDFVVCEDYDFWLKVTSLYDIGFLENEFVNKYGGHEDQLSFKFFAMDYWRVKSMAWILQNRPLSEERSKALLESCHKKCQYLMKGYKKHQNFKDYEEVKSIASFVTLHK is encoded by the coding sequence GTGTTAGTTAGTGTTATTATTCCTACATATAATCGTGCAGATTTTTTAAAACGCTCGATTACTTCCGTCTTAAATCAAAGTTTTAATGATTTAGAACTCATTATTGTAGATGATGGCTCAACTGATCATACTCATGATGTTGTCGGCTCATTTTCAGACAAAAGAATTAAATATTTAAAGAAAGAAAACGCTGGAGTCTCTAGTGCAAGAAATCTTGGTGTAAAGAACTCAAAAGGTGATTATATTGCTTTTTTAGATTCTGATGATGAATGGCATCGAGATAAGTTGGCCTCTCAGGTTAGCTACCTAAAAAATACAGGAAAGGTATTAGTTCATACTGCTGAGAGGTGGCTAAGAGATGGAAAGGTTGTTAAGCAGAAAAAACATCACCAAAAGCATGGTGGTGATATGTTTATCCGATCGTTACAAGGCTGTGTCATTTCTCCCTCTAGTGTTTTAATGAAGAAGGAACTTTTTGAACAAATAGGTGGGATGAGAGAAGATTTCGTGGTTTGTGAAGATTATGACTTCTGGCTAAAAGTAACTTCTCTGTATGATATTGGTTTTTTAGAAAATGAGTTTGTGAATAAGTATGGCGGCCATGAAGATCAACTCTCTTTTAAGTTCTTTGCCATGGATTACTGGCGTGTGAAAAGTATGGCATGGATATTACAGAATAGGCCACTTAGTGAAGAACGTTCAAAGGCCTTATTAGAAAGTTGTCATAAAAAATGTCAGTATTTAATGAAAGGCTATAAGAAGCATCAAAATTTTAAAGACTATGAAGAAGTAAAGAGTATTGCAAGCTTTGTTACACTACATAAGTAA
- a CDS encoding arginase family protein — protein MTKTSSKIFYMEDSLGSYLDYGIGVPLKDERVTRILDNFKDNPSLERRRLTKFKLSDLLLAHTDRFYMRAVGDSTNLVLQAYELINDDGSFHRYEPDSAKRPLKDFIMRALAHCEGTYLAAENALESGFSYHLGGGMHHAKSSEPGGFCLFNDIVIAIRKLQKEKGLGKCLVIDMDAHKGDGTAEILKDDKTIDCLSIHMKDGWPLDNPDKTNSSFIPSTWDIPVAADENYLEKLEKVKDLISDKYDLCIVVQGADVYEKDILESAKGIQLSLEECLKRDLFMKNFLEERKIPQAWVMAGGYGDEVYRVFLQFLQNTFKN, from the coding sequence ATGACCAAAACAAGCTCAAAAATTTTCTACATGGAAGACTCTCTTGGAAGTTATCTTGATTACGGTATTGGAGTTCCTCTTAAGGATGAACGTGTCACAAGAATACTAGATAATTTTAAAGATAATCCATCTCTTGAAAGACGTAGGCTTACTAAATTCAAATTAAGTGATCTCTTATTGGCCCATACTGATCGCTTCTATATGCGAGCTGTTGGTGATTCGACAAATCTCGTCTTACAAGCTTATGAACTAATTAATGATGATGGATCTTTTCATCGCTACGAACCAGATAGTGCAAAAAGGCCATTGAAAGATTTTATAATGAGGGCCCTTGCTCACTGTGAAGGGACATACCTTGCCGCTGAAAATGCTTTAGAAAGTGGTTTTAGTTATCACCTTGGTGGTGGCATGCACCATGCAAAGAGTAGTGAACCAGGAGGGTTTTGTCTTTTTAATGATATTGTTATCGCCATTAGAAAATTACAAAAAGAAAAGGGCCTAGGAAAGTGCCTTGTGATTGATATGGATGCTCATAAAGGTGATGGTACTGCAGAGATCTTAAAAGATGATAAGACGATTGATTGTCTCTCTATTCACATGAAAGATGGCTGGCCTTTGGATAATCCAGACAAAACGAATTCAAGCTTTATTCCTAGTACATGGGATATTCCTGTAGCTGCTGATGAAAATTATTTAGAGAAGTTAGAAAAAGTGAAGGATTTAATCTCTGATAAGTACGACCTTTGTATTGTCGTTCAAGGTGCCGATGTTTATGAAAAAGACATTCTTGAAAGTGCAAAAGGAATTCAGCTTAGTTTGGAAGAGTGTTTAAAGCGTGATCTCTTTATGAAGAACTTTTTAGAAGAGAGAAAAATTCCCCAGGCCTGGGTTATGGCCGGGGGATATGGTGACGAGGTATACCGCGTCTTTTTACAATTCTTACAAAATACTTTTAAAAATTAG
- a CDS encoding aldo/keto reductase has product MKILDQYGKFAFGGASISGEGAGYGFGDISESDSLTLLQHAFDRGVRIFDTAPIYGFGESERRIGKAFALNGQREKAFIISKSGVTWHENKRVDMSNDPKVTRDMLEQSLRDLQSDYIDLFMVHWPDENVDIRKTVEVLAKAKNEGKIKHIGLCNTTPEEFKLASEVDKIEVIQSQFNFFEQDVKNDIFPIVKENDISFMSWGTLDKGILTGRVNRDRKFDKSDCRSWAPWWKAMDKESRYEIVERMQPALDKHAMTGLDFAIHFNLSHDELSTILCGARNLKQLDGVIDSLEKNITNEMLEDIINSVS; this is encoded by the coding sequence ATGAAAATACTAGACCAATATGGAAAATTTGCTTTTGGTGGCGCAAGTATCTCTGGAGAAGGCGCTGGTTATGGATTTGGAGATATTAGTGAGTCTGACTCTCTTACTCTTCTACAACACGCTTTTGATCGAGGCGTTCGTATCTTTGATACAGCTCCTATATACGGCTTTGGAGAAAGTGAAAGGCGAATAGGCAAGGCCTTTGCTTTAAATGGACAAAGAGAGAAGGCTTTTATCATTTCTAAGTCTGGTGTTACTTGGCATGAGAATAAACGTGTGGATATGAGCAATGATCCAAAAGTAACTAGAGATATGCTTGAGCAATCTCTACGTGATCTTCAAAGTGATTATATTGATCTTTTTATGGTTCACTGGCCTGATGAAAATGTTGATATTCGTAAAACAGTTGAAGTATTAGCTAAAGCAAAGAACGAAGGAAAGATCAAACATATCGGCCTTTGTAATACTACACCTGAAGAGTTTAAGCTTGCTAGTGAAGTGGATAAGATTGAAGTGATTCAATCTCAATTCAACTTTTTTGAACAAGATGTAAAAAATGATATTTTTCCAATAGTTAAAGAAAACGATATTAGCTTCATGAGCTGGGGAACTCTTGATAAAGGGATTCTTACTGGACGAGTTAATCGCGATCGTAAATTTGATAAGAGTGACTGTCGCTCGTGGGCCCCATGGTGGAAGGCCATGGATAAAGAGAGTCGTTATGAAATTGTTGAAAGGATGCAACCTGCATTGGATAAACACGCTATGACAGGTCTAGATTTTGCGATTCACTTTAACCTTTCTCATGATGAGTTAAGTACGATTCTTTGTGGTGCTAGAAATTTAAAACAATTAGATGGTGTTATCGATAGTTTAGAGAAGAACATTACTAATGAAATGTTGGAAGATATAATCAATAGTGTTAGTTAG
- a CDS encoding nucleoside phosphorylase-I family protein, with protein sequence MDLLVFAHRGEAQCFLKEMELKAHPLNNSLYTLEDQSVALIITGEGHNNVLTGLSLALGQLSGNVQRIINFGICAALNEQLQKNEIHSIRTIYGQDEFKSFQTIDTQAKHDLITAKQRLLDTKESQKLEHIAPLADREGWAIGLVAKQANIDLLSYKLISDHVSDAPICEYIKELSQDYSQKLFEFYQELELVEKASSIENPFKEQSDYYFTLSLNREVSNLCQQLCVKYEKENINDIIDTTSLLNLETTPKKRALKLRDQLKEKLYPTRTKILGQLDSFIQDAGFEKKELTYDPAIEKVFLNLKINIKSEKDIKELTRKLKNIDWHEYQSIMNGENL encoded by the coding sequence ATGGATCTACTAGTTTTTGCACACCGCGGTGAAGCACAATGCTTCCTAAAAGAGATGGAGCTTAAGGCCCACCCATTAAATAACTCCCTCTACACTCTAGAGGATCAGAGTGTTGCGCTTATTATCACAGGAGAAGGCCATAATAACGTTCTAACGGGACTTAGCCTCGCTCTAGGGCAACTTAGTGGAAATGTTCAAAGAATCATTAACTTCGGTATTTGTGCTGCCTTAAATGAACAATTACAAAAGAATGAAATTCACTCAATTAGAACAATCTATGGCCAAGATGAATTTAAAAGCTTTCAAACAATAGACACTCAGGCAAAACACGACCTCATCACAGCAAAACAAAGACTTTTAGATACCAAAGAATCTCAAAAGCTTGAGCACATTGCCCCACTAGCAGATCGAGAAGGATGGGCCATAGGCCTTGTTGCCAAGCAAGCAAATATCGATCTTTTATCTTATAAACTTATTTCAGACCATGTTAGTGATGCACCAATATGCGAATATATTAAAGAGCTTTCTCAAGATTACTCTCAAAAATTATTTGAATTCTATCAAGAATTAGAACTAGTAGAGAAAGCCTCATCAATTGAGAATCCATTTAAAGAGCAAAGCGACTACTACTTTACACTTTCTCTTAATCGAGAAGTCTCAAACCTGTGCCAGCAACTATGTGTAAAGTACGAAAAAGAAAATATTAATGACATCATCGATACAACTTCCCTTCTAAACTTAGAGACGACCCCAAAAAAGAGGGCCTTAAAGCTAAGGGATCAACTAAAAGAGAAGCTTTATCCTACACGCACAAAAATTCTAGGACAACTTGATAGCTTTATTCAAGATGCAGGCTTTGAGAAGAAAGAGCTCACATACGACCCAGCAATTGAGAAAGTCTTTTTAAATTTAAAAATAAATATCAAAAGCGAAAAAGATATAAAAGAGCTTACTCGTAAACTTAAGAATATAGACTGGCACGAGTACCAATCAATTATGAATGGAGAAAATCTTTAA
- a CDS encoding bifunctional 2',3'-cyclic-nucleotide 2'-phosphodiesterase/3'-nucleotidase: protein MKNFFLLSLSLTFLISCQNQTQVKLRIIETTDIHGYYKDYDYYQNRESKKYGLVKTATLIKKYIKSADNYTLVDNGDLIQGSPMADFVASYGKEGTHPAFKLMNHLKYDVGNIGNHEFNYGLDFLNESLKDANFPYINANVFKDENGKPGAPYFKQYIIKEKEVVDTKGKKHKLKIGYIGFVPPQIMFWDKANLEGKVIARDIVEVAKELTVKMKNEGADIIIAIPHSGISTDKYKLYAEDSVFYLSKLPFINAIAFGHTHAVFPSKEYEGIEGIDAKKGTINGKAAVMPGKWGSHIGIIDLKLNYDGTIWSVIDGQSSVESIYDRNSDMSVKPDLELSEIIEEDHQRTLKLADKKIGSSKQDFYSFLSLIQDDATTQIVSNAQIDYVKKAIQGDANLSDLPVLSAVAPFKAGGRKNDPNGYTDVSKGELTIRNAADLYLYPNILYALKITGKDVRMWLECSAGMFAHIDTNYFKEQPLINWGGFRTYNFDNIDGVTYEIDVTERRHFDEDCKVLNKDSFRIKNLKYNGKPVKDNQEFILATNNYRATGGKFSGTIKENVVITAPDTNRQVLINYIRSESKKKGFVEAKPNMNWKIKSVPNAEKLKVYFETSPSKKASRFIKENAIYPLKRLDGLDEEGFARYQINLK from the coding sequence ATGAAAAACTTCTTCTTACTTTCACTTTCACTCACTTTTTTAATTAGTTGTCAGAATCAGACACAAGTTAAATTACGTATCATCGAAACAACTGATATTCATGGGTACTACAAAGATTATGATTATTATCAAAATCGTGAAAGTAAGAAGTATGGACTAGTTAAAACAGCAACCCTCATTAAGAAATACATTAAATCCGCAGATAATTATACTTTGGTCGATAATGGTGACCTCATTCAAGGAAGCCCTATGGCCGACTTTGTGGCCAGCTATGGAAAAGAAGGAACCCACCCAGCTTTTAAGTTAATGAATCATTTAAAATATGATGTGGGTAATATAGGAAATCATGAATTTAATTACGGACTAGACTTCTTAAACGAGTCCTTAAAAGATGCTAATTTCCCATATATCAATGCAAACGTTTTCAAAGACGAAAATGGCAAACCAGGTGCTCCATACTTTAAGCAATATATTATTAAAGAAAAGGAAGTCGTCGATACAAAAGGTAAAAAACATAAATTAAAGATTGGCTATATTGGTTTTGTACCACCTCAAATTATGTTTTGGGATAAGGCAAACCTTGAAGGGAAAGTGATTGCTCGAGATATTGTCGAAGTAGCAAAAGAGCTAACCGTTAAAATGAAAAATGAAGGTGCTGATATCATTATTGCCATCCCCCATTCGGGAATTAGTACTGATAAATATAAACTCTATGCTGAAGACTCTGTCTTCTATTTAAGTAAGCTACCATTTATTAATGCTATTGCTTTTGGTCATACTCATGCAGTATTTCCTTCTAAAGAATATGAAGGGATCGAAGGTATTGATGCCAAGAAAGGGACTATCAATGGTAAAGCTGCAGTTATGCCAGGAAAATGGGGATCTCATATTGGAATCATCGATTTAAAACTTAATTACGATGGAACTATTTGGAGTGTCATTGATGGGCAGTCTAGTGTCGAATCAATCTATGATCGAAACTCAGATATGAGTGTGAAGCCTGATTTAGAGTTAAGTGAGATCATAGAAGAAGATCATCAAAGAACTTTAAAATTAGCAGACAAGAAAATTGGTTCTTCAAAACAAGACTTCTATAGTTTCCTTTCTCTTATTCAAGATGATGCAACAACTCAAATTGTATCAAATGCACAAATTGACTATGTTAAAAAGGCCATACAAGGAGATGCTAACTTAAGTGATCTTCCTGTTCTATCAGCTGTGGCCCCTTTTAAGGCCGGTGGAAGAAAGAATGATCCAAATGGTTATACAGATGTCTCTAAGGGTGAATTAACCATTAGAAATGCAGCAGATCTCTATCTTTATCCAAATATTCTTTATGCCCTAAAAATTACAGGTAAAGATGTCAGAATGTGGCTTGAGTGCTCTGCTGGTATGTTTGCTCACATTGATACTAACTACTTTAAGGAGCAACCTCTTATCAACTGGGGAGGATTTCGTACTTATAACTTCGATAATATTGATGGTGTTACTTATGAGATCGACGTCACAGAAAGAAGACATTTTGACGAAGACTGTAAAGTTCTAAACAAAGACTCTTTTAGAATTAAGAACCTAAAGTACAATGGTAAACCGGTAAAAGATAATCAAGAATTTATTCTAGCAACAAATAATTATCGCGCTACAGGTGGAAAATTCTCGGGAACAATAAAAGAAAATGTTGTTATTACAGCTCCTGATACTAACCGCCAAGTACTAATAAATTACATTAGAAGTGAAAGTAAGAAAAAAGGTTTTGTTGAAGCAAAGCCCAATATGAATTGGAAAATAAAATCAGTTCCAAATGCAGAAAAACTAAAAGTATATTTTGAAACCTCACCTTCAAAAAAGGCAAGCCGATTTATAAAGGAGAATGCAATCTATCCTTTAAAGCGACTGGATGGCCTGGATGAAGAAGGTTTTGCACGCTATCAAATCAACCTAAAATAG
- a CDS encoding SPL family radical SAM protein → MKIEKIFIEEEARNGEIALSLPKRFPKAQVVYIDNHADIWGRVKKPYLHKRDSLNLFIAHKKGSLVKEAPDAYGISGEPHYYFIHAYNCIYECDYCYLQGYFNSPDLVLFVNHQEIMASMQEIADKTTGNLWFHAGEFSDSLALTHLTNELSFYHDFAKRNSKCFIELRTKSANIKELMKLDPLPNFITSFSLSPKNKIKSHDLKTPSLAARLKAIEKLYKAGHPIGLHFDPVIHTDQFEEEYQELINEVSNIIPLNKVEYISIGVVRFTKDVYSQVKKNYPKTTYFHSELTKGEDGKIRYPRPMRHWILGKIKDMCLKAGAIEKAVYLCMEE, encoded by the coding sequence ATGAAGATTGAAAAGATATTCATTGAAGAAGAAGCTCGAAATGGAGAAATTGCTCTCTCTCTTCCAAAGCGCTTTCCAAAAGCACAAGTTGTATACATAGATAATCATGCAGATATCTGGGGAAGAGTAAAAAAACCTTATCTCCATAAGAGAGATTCTCTAAATCTCTTCATTGCCCACAAAAAAGGCTCTTTAGTAAAAGAAGCTCCTGATGCATATGGAATCTCAGGTGAGCCTCATTATTACTTTATCCACGCTTATAATTGTATTTATGAGTGTGACTACTGCTACCTTCAAGGATATTTTAATTCACCGGATCTTGTTCTCTTTGTTAATCATCAAGAAATTATGGCAAGCATGCAAGAAATAGCAGATAAAACAACAGGCAACCTGTGGTTTCACGCTGGTGAATTCAGTGATTCCCTAGCTCTAACACACTTAACCAATGAACTAAGCTTCTATCATGACTTTGCAAAACGTAATTCAAAGTGCTTTATCGAATTAAGAACAAAGTCGGCAAATATTAAAGAACTGATGAAGCTTGATCCCTTACCAAACTTTATTACTTCATTTTCTTTATCGCCAAAGAATAAGATTAAATCACATGATCTTAAGACACCATCTCTTGCAGCAAGACTTAAGGCAATTGAGAAGCTGTATAAAGCGGGTCACCCTATTGGACTACACTTTGATCCCGTTATTCACACAGATCAATTCGAAGAAGAATATCAAGAACTAATAAATGAAGTCTCTAATATCATTCCACTAAATAAAGTAGAATATATCTCAATTGGTGTTGTGCGCTTTACTAAAGATGTCTACTCACAAGTAAAAAAGAATTATCCAAAAACAACCTACTTTCATTCGGAGCTTACAAAAGGTGAAGATGGAAAGATTCGCTACCCAAGGCCAATGCGCCACTGGATTTTAGGTAAGATTAAAGATATGTGCTTAAAGGCCGGCGCTATTGAAAAGGCCGTCTACTTATGCATGGAAGAATAA
- the rpmB gene encoding 50S ribosomal protein L28, whose translation MARTCDLTGKRRLVGNKVSHAKNRSKMTQKPNLQTKRVYDPVTGETIKLRLSTRAIRTLDKVGSLSKFLKKYKHLWNA comes from the coding sequence ATGGCACGTACATGTGATTTAACTGGAAAAAGAAGACTTGTTGGTAATAAAGTTTCTCACGCTAAGAACAGAAGCAAAATGACTCAAAAACCAAATCTTCAAACAAAGAGAGTATATGATCCTGTAACAGGTGAAACAATTAAGCTTAGACTTTCAACTAGAGCAATTAGAACTCTAGATAAAGTTGGATCTCTTTCTAAGTTCCTTAAGAAGTACAAGCACCTTTGGAACGCTTAA
- a CDS encoding HAD-IG family 5'-nucleotidase, producing MSVYVNRTLNMKKIKAIGFDMDYTLVRYKTEAFEKFVFELVLEKLVEIKKYPAEITNIKFDFNQVIQGLIIDKLRGNILQTNRYGKVKIAKHGTKSIDFRDLTEIYGNSIIDLNSDQYQSLDTNFSISNGAMFSNLVDLKDNGLKLPDYETLSSDIKEVIDIAHSDGSLKGHVQENLEDFIIADPEVAKLLERFKRFGKKLILITNSEWSWTKSLMEHTIDPFLKEHDSWMELFDISICLAFKPRFFSVSNMFLEINPDTGFMTNAEGPLEQNKVYQGGWAGKLQKDLGLEGEEILYLGDHIYGDVLTLKKTFNWRTALIFDPLQSEIDAIKKSAPTQALIDAEMKKKEKLEHELNKLELLKHEDPEKYNKEDIGKIFSEIDKINTKISQHLETYRQFFNPHWGEMMRAGLEESRFADQVEKYACFYMAKITDLLEYTPRTYFRPTKRVLAHEITEPNF from the coding sequence ATGTCTGTTTACGTCAATAGAACATTAAACATGAAGAAGATCAAGGCCATCGGTTTTGATATGGACTATACATTAGTTCGCTATAAAACAGAGGCATTTGAAAAATTTGTTTTTGAACTTGTACTAGAAAAACTAGTTGAGATTAAGAAGTATCCAGCAGAGATTACAAATATAAAGTTTGATTTCAACCAAGTTATTCAAGGCCTTATTATTGATAAGTTAAGAGGAAATATTCTTCAAACAAATCGCTATGGAAAAGTTAAGATTGCAAAGCATGGGACAAAGTCAATTGACTTTCGTGACCTAACGGAAATCTATGGCAATAGTATTATTGATCTAAACTCAGATCAGTATCAATCACTAGATACAAACTTCTCAATTTCAAATGGAGCAATGTTTTCAAATCTAGTGGATCTAAAAGATAATGGCCTGAAATTACCAGATTATGAGACTCTATCTAGCGATATAAAAGAAGTCATTGATATTGCCCACTCTGATGGTTCACTTAAAGGTCATGTTCAAGAAAATCTTGAAGACTTTATTATTGCAGATCCGGAAGTTGCAAAACTTCTTGAGCGCTTCAAGAGATTTGGAAAGAAGCTTATCCTTATCACTAATAGTGAATGGAGCTGGACAAAGAGCCTTATGGAGCACACGATTGATCCATTCCTTAAGGAGCACGATAGTTGGATGGAGCTTTTTGACATTTCAATCTGTCTTGCATTTAAGCCACGCTTCTTTAGTGTAAGTAATATGTTCTTAGAAATTAATCCTGACACTGGATTTATGACAAATGCAGAAGGACCTCTAGAGCAAAATAAAGTCTACCAAGGTGGATGGGCAGGAAAACTTCAAAAAGACCTGGGACTAGAAGGTGAAGAGATTCTTTATCTAGGAGACCATATCTACGGTGACGTTCTAACATTAAAGAAAACTTTTAATTGGAGAACTGCCTTAATCTTCGACCCTCTTCAAAGTGAAATCGATGCAATTAAAAAATCAGCACCGACACAGGCCTTAATTGATGCCGAGATGAAGAAGAAAGAAAAGCTTGAGCATGAACTTAATAAATTAGAACTTCTTAAGCACGAAGATCCTGAAAAGTATAACAAGGAAGATATTGGAAAAATCTTTAGTGAGATTGATAAGATCAACACTAAGATTTCTCAACATCTTGAAACTTACAGACAATTTTTCAATCCTCATTGGGGAGAGATGATGCGTGCTGGTTTAGAAGAATCTCGTTTTGCTGATCAAGTTGAAAAGTATGCCTGCTTTTACATGGCAAAGATTACGGACTTACTTGAATACACTCCACGTACGTACTTTAGACCAACGAAGAGAGTCTTAGCTCACGAAATTACAGAGCCTAATTTTTAA
- a CDS encoding phosphorylase family protein translates to MKNIAVIMAMDSEAKPLLEKLKINPDQAEKIDDHLPMKVYKTQYHQHNISIIISGECKRNKVQNVGTAPAVISTITAIKDFNADFIINAGTAGGFKKRGADIGKVYTVETTVFHDRRIPIPGYQDYGTYKSQHDIAKKFATLLGIETGIISTGDSLDMSPEDEKLIESNLALLKDMEAAAIAWVTDQYSIPTLFLKSVTDIVDGEHPTEEEFFANLKLASENLGEKLIELIELIEKI, encoded by the coding sequence ATGAAGAATATTGCTGTAATCATGGCCATGGATTCAGAGGCCAAGCCTTTACTAGAAAAACTTAAAATTAACCCAGATCAAGCTGAGAAAATTGATGATCATCTACCAATGAAAGTCTATAAAACTCAATATCATCAGCACAATATTTCAATTATAATAAGTGGTGAATGTAAAAGAAATAAGGTTCAAAATGTTGGGACAGCACCTGCTGTTATCTCAACAATTACTGCCATAAAAGACTTTAATGCAGACTTTATAATCAATGCTGGAACGGCCGGTGGATTTAAAAAGCGTGGTGCCGATATTGGGAAAGTCTATACTGTGGAAACAACAGTTTTTCATGATCGCCGAATCCCAATTCCTGGCTACCAAGATTATGGAACATATAAGTCACAACATGATATTGCAAAGAAGTTTGCAACTCTCTTAGGTATCGAAACAGGTATTATCTCAACAGGTGACTCTCTTGATATGAGTCCTGAAGATGAGAAGCTTATCGAAAGTAATCTTGCTCTTTTAAAAGATATGGAAGCTGCAGCTATTGCATGGGTAACAGATCAGTACTCGATTCCTACCCTATTTTTAAAATCAGTTACCGATATCGTCGATGGAGAACATCCAACAGAGGAAGAGTTCTTTGCTAACTTAAAATTAGCATCAGAAAATCTCGGTGAAAAATTAATCGAATTAATCGAATTAATCGAAAAAATATAG
- a CDS encoding saccharopine dehydrogenase, which produces MIYKTLWLRHETKPFEQRSALTPEAAKAIRDLGHEVIIERSPSRIFKDEEFEKLGFKMMPSNSWINMAPKNAYILGLKELDAEKFPLTHRHIHFAHVYKGQNGANEMLDRFIQGDGKLFDLEYLVDENGKRIAAFGRWAGFVGAAIGLKNWIAQQRGEDFNASAPLNSYENQFSLINEVAKDLEQLQKRPRAVVIGHRGRCGIGAKQFLKSVGVEFCAWGREETSVQRPIRAILDYDILINCTLNTTKAKPFLDLKTLEQERNLSVISDVSCDPTGPCNPLPIYDDITTIDTPTTRVDLEELLEVTAIDHLPSLLPRESTEEYVEQLLPHIIDLLNGDIEDSPWERALEVFYAKTIELGLEKRLSEEPQLLM; this is translated from the coding sequence ATGATTTATAAGACTTTATGGTTACGCCATGAGACAAAGCCATTTGAGCAGCGAAGTGCCCTCACGCCAGAGGCGGCCAAAGCTATACGTGATCTCGGCCATGAAGTTATCATCGAAAGATCTCCAAGTCGTATTTTTAAAGACGAGGAATTTGAAAAGCTAGGCTTTAAAATGATGCCAAGTAATTCTTGGATCAATATGGCGCCTAAGAATGCATATATCTTAGGTCTAAAAGAGCTGGATGCAGAGAAGTTTCCTCTCACTCATCGCCACATTCACTTTGCTCATGTCTACAAGGGTCAAAATGGGGCCAATGAAATGCTTGATCGCTTTATTCAAGGTGATGGTAAGTTATTTGATCTTGAATACCTTGTGGATGAGAATGGAAAGAGAATTGCAGCCTTTGGTCGATGGGCCGGTTTTGTTGGTGCAGCAATTGGACTTAAGAATTGGATTGCTCAGCAAAGAGGAGAAGACTTCAATGCAAGCGCTCCTTTAAATTCATATGAAAATCAATTTAGTCTTATCAACGAAGTTGCCAAAGATCTTGAACAGCTTCAAAAACGACCTCGTGCCGTTGTCATTGGCCACCGTGGACGTTGTGGTATTGGTGCAAAACAATTTCTAAAAAGTGTTGGTGTCGAATTCTGTGCATGGGGACGAGAAGAAACAAGTGTCCAAAGACCAATTAGAGCAATTTTAGATTATGATATCTTGATAAATTGCACTTTAAATACAACTAAAGCAAAACCATTTCTTGATCTTAAAACATTAGAGCAAGAAAGAAACTTAAGTGTTATTTCTGATGTTAGCTGTGACCCAACCGGGCCATGTAACCCACTTCCAATCTATGACGATATCACAACAATTGATACGCCAACGACCAGAGTCGACTTGGAAGAGTTACTTGAGGTTACGGCCATTGATCATCTGCCTTCACTTCTTCCAAGAGAAAGTACTGAGGAATATGTTGAGCAACTACTGCCTCATATTATCGATTTATTAAACGGTGATATTGAAGACTCTCCATGGGAGAGAGCTTTAGAGGTTTTCTATGCTAAAACTATTGAACTTGGATTAGAAAAGAGACTTAGTGAAGAGCCACAATTACTTATGTAG